From the Caballeronia sp. NK8 genome, one window contains:
- the alc gene encoding allantoicase, with amino-acid sequence MAIPTLDPNAPEFTRRYVNLADPRLGAQALEASDDFFAPKERMLNPEPAVFIPGKFDDHGKWMDGWETRRKRTTGYDWCVVKLARPGVIKGIDVDTSHFTGNFPPAASIEGAHVVDGAPNQSTQWTEIVPSTTLQGNSHRYLEVGVAQPFTHLRVNVYPDGGIARLRVYGQPQLDWTNADRNQLVDLGAMENGAYLVGTNNQHFGLASTLLMPGRGVNMGDGWETRRRREPGNDWCIVALAQPGIIKKVEVDTAHFKGNYPDRCSLQAAYVKGGTDSSLVTQAMFWPVLLGEQKLQMDKQHFFESELAALGPVTHVRFNIYPDGGVSRLRLFGTLA; translated from the coding sequence ATGGCAATTCCGACACTCGATCCCAACGCGCCTGAATTCACGCGCCGCTATGTGAACCTCGCGGACCCGCGTCTGGGCGCGCAGGCACTCGAGGCGAGCGACGATTTCTTCGCGCCGAAGGAACGCATGCTGAACCCCGAGCCGGCCGTGTTCATCCCCGGCAAGTTCGACGATCACGGCAAGTGGATGGACGGCTGGGAAACCCGCCGCAAGCGCACGACGGGCTATGACTGGTGCGTCGTCAAGCTGGCGCGTCCGGGCGTGATCAAGGGCATCGATGTCGACACGAGCCATTTCACCGGCAACTTCCCGCCGGCGGCGTCGATCGAAGGCGCGCATGTCGTCGATGGCGCGCCGAACCAGTCGACGCAGTGGACGGAAATCGTCCCGTCGACGACGCTTCAAGGCAACAGCCACCGCTATCTCGAAGTCGGCGTCGCGCAGCCGTTCACGCACCTGCGCGTGAATGTCTATCCGGATGGCGGCATCGCGCGTCTGCGTGTGTATGGCCAGCCGCAGCTCGACTGGACCAACGCGGACCGCAACCAGCTCGTCGATCTCGGCGCGATGGAAAACGGCGCGTATCTGGTCGGCACGAACAACCAGCACTTCGGGCTCGCCTCGACGCTGCTGATGCCGGGCCGCGGCGTGAACATGGGCGATGGCTGGGAAACGCGCCGCCGTCGCGAGCCGGGCAACGACTGGTGTATCGTCGCGCTGGCGCAGCCGGGCATCATCAAGAAGGTCGAAGTGGATACCGCGCACTTCAAGGGCAACTATCCGGACCGCTGCTCGCTGCAGGCGGCGTACGTGAAGGGCGGCACCGACAGCTCGCTCGTCACGCAGGCGATGTTCTGGCCCGTGCTGCTCGGCGAACAGAAGCTGCAGATGGACAAGCAGCATTTCTTCGAATCGGAACTGGCCGCGCTCGGTCCCGTGACGCACGTGCGCTTCAACATCTATCCTGACGGCGGCGTGTCGCGCCTTCGTCTCTTCGGAACCCTCGCATAA
- a CDS encoding ureidoglycolate lyase, protein MKKLAIEPLTRAAFKSYGDVIELDGAKQIPINLGTTIRFHDLCNVDVEEQGGHAIVNLFRGQPRTLPFECKMMERHPLGSQAFIPLDDRPYLVVVAPAGDLDESKIRAFVTSGWQGVNYAKGVWHHPLLALGKVTDFIVVDRGGGEGHNLNEQDLKESLWLTDEALR, encoded by the coding sequence ATGAAAAAGCTCGCTATCGAACCGTTGACGCGCGCTGCGTTCAAGTCTTATGGCGATGTCATCGAACTCGATGGCGCGAAGCAGATCCCGATCAACCTCGGCACCACGATCCGCTTTCACGATCTGTGCAACGTCGATGTTGAAGAGCAGGGCGGTCACGCGATCGTCAATCTCTTTCGCGGACAGCCGCGCACGCTGCCGTTCGAATGCAAGATGATGGAGCGTCATCCGCTCGGCAGCCAGGCGTTCATTCCGCTCGACGACCGTCCGTATCTCGTGGTCGTCGCGCCCGCGGGCGATCTCGACGAGTCGAAGATTCGCGCGTTCGTCACGAGCGGCTGGCAGGGCGTCAACTATGCGAAAGGCGTGTGGCATCATCCGCTGCTCGCGCTGGGCAAGGTGACCGATTTCATCGTCGTCGATCGGGGCGGCGGTGAAGGGCACAATCTGAACGAGCAGGATCTGAAGGAATCGTTGTGGCTGACTGACGAAGCCTTGCGCTGA
- a CDS encoding GMC family oxidoreductase yields the protein MTANHEIGSNAGEEYDFIVIGAGSAGCAVAGRLAEERGVTVALLEPGPDDHHFTVWTPIGVGKLAVRPGPRNYGYMTTPQAALNHRKSFQPRGRGLGGSSSINGMVYIRGHRSDYDRWAQLGCRGWSSEDLLPYFRRAEANVRLPDGRDDAWHGAKGPLHVSDLRTPNPFSRRFIEAAVQAGIPLNDDFNGHEQDGVGLYQVTQHNGERWNTARAYLHRGNAADVSLNNGRGNLFVMTGTLALRIVFEGRRAAGVRVVRDGVESTLRARREVILSAGAFNSPQLLMASGIGPGAHLQAAGVPVVCDLSGVGENLQDHIDVTIKKEVPTTELFGYTWRNILHMIPELLRYRRERTGMFSSNIAEAGGFTRSRPGLDKPDIQFAFIVALLTARGEHIGKKGPPGYSCHATNLRPASRGVVRLGSADVREAPIIDPRYLSVESDMDTLVAGLRIIRKIFAQPALAEAGGRELNTERFGPGEGDERMLREYIREHADTLFHPVGTCKMGVDDKAVVDPTLRVRGVEGLRVADASIMPTLIGGNTNAPTIMIGEKAADLIRGRHIEGHALDDEARYSLDASNK from the coding sequence ATGACGGCGAATCATGAGATCGGAAGCAATGCGGGCGAGGAATACGACTTCATCGTGATCGGAGCAGGTTCAGCAGGATGTGCGGTGGCGGGCCGGCTCGCGGAGGAGCGCGGCGTCACGGTCGCGCTGCTCGAACCGGGACCGGACGATCATCACTTCACGGTCTGGACGCCGATCGGCGTGGGCAAGCTCGCCGTCAGGCCCGGACCGCGCAACTACGGCTACATGACGACGCCGCAGGCGGCGCTGAACCATCGCAAATCATTTCAGCCACGCGGGCGTGGGCTGGGCGGCAGTTCCTCGATCAACGGCATGGTCTATATCCGCGGGCATCGCAGCGACTATGACCGCTGGGCGCAACTCGGCTGCCGCGGATGGAGCAGCGAAGATCTCCTGCCGTACTTTCGGCGTGCCGAAGCGAACGTCCGGCTCCCGGACGGCCGCGACGATGCCTGGCACGGCGCGAAAGGTCCGCTGCATGTGAGCGACCTGCGCACACCCAATCCGTTCAGCCGGCGTTTCATCGAAGCCGCCGTGCAGGCGGGCATTCCGCTCAACGACGATTTCAACGGCCACGAGCAGGACGGCGTCGGCCTGTATCAGGTCACGCAGCACAACGGCGAGCGCTGGAACACCGCGCGCGCCTATCTGCATCGCGGCAACGCAGCCGATGTTTCGCTCAACAACGGGCGCGGCAACCTGTTCGTGATGACCGGCACGCTCGCGCTGCGCATCGTGTTCGAAGGACGGCGGGCGGCCGGTGTGCGTGTCGTGCGCGATGGCGTCGAGAGCACGCTGCGGGCGCGGCGCGAAGTGATTCTGAGCGCGGGCGCGTTCAATTCGCCGCAATTGCTGATGGCGTCGGGCATCGGGCCGGGCGCGCATCTGCAGGCAGCGGGCGTGCCGGTCGTATGCGACCTGTCGGGCGTCGGCGAGAACCTTCAGGATCACATCGACGTGACGATCAAGAAGGAAGTGCCGACGACCGAGCTATTCGGCTATACCTGGCGCAACATCCTGCACATGATTCCCGAGCTCTTGCGCTACCGGCGCGAGCGCACCGGCATGTTCTCCTCGAACATCGCCGAAGCGGGCGGTTTCACGCGCAGCCGGCCGGGGCTCGACAAACCGGATATTCAATTCGCCTTCATCGTCGCGCTGCTGACCGCGCGCGGCGAGCACATCGGCAAGAAGGGGCCACCGGGATATAGCTGTCACGCCACCAATCTGCGCCCCGCGAGCCGTGGCGTCGTGCGGCTCGGGTCCGCCGACGTGCGCGAGGCCCCGATCATCGATCCGCGCTACCTGAGCGTCGAGTCGGACATGGACACGCTCGTCGCCGGCCTGCGCATCATCCGCAAGATATTCGCGCAACCGGCGCTCGCCGAAGCAGGCGGGCGCGAACTCAACACCGAGCGCTTCGGGCCGGGCGAGGGCGACGAACGCATGCTGCGCGAATATATCCGTGAGCATGCCGACACGCTGTTTCATCCGGTCGGCACCTGCAAGATGGGCGTGGATGACAAGGCCGTCGTCGATCCGACCTTGCGCGTGCGAGGCGTCGAAGGCCTGCGCGTCGCCGATGCCTCGATCATGCCGACGCTCATCGGCGGCAACACGAACGCGCCCACGATCATGATCGGCGAAAAGGCCGCGGACCTCATTCGCGGACGTCACATCGAAGGCCATGCGCTGGACGACGAAGCGCGCTATTCGCTCGATGCATCGAACAAGTGA
- a CDS encoding alkyl/aryl-sulfatase, whose protein sequence is MPNQEHIEHAQPFSSLPPTQATMAAQQRALHDLPPDDPDEEADARRGFIGTIPDAEVRGAYDQVIWSLADYGFLDDTRAPASAHPALWRHARINTLHGLFRVTERIFQVRGFDVSNVTFIEGKRGLIVIDPLTCKETAAAALELYFTHRPKRPVVAVIYSHSHADHFGGVRGVTCDADVHAGRTKIIAPAGFMEEAVSENVMAGPAMARRAQFQFGHTLARNACCQIDAGMGKTIPRGTITLIPPTQLISETLETHIIDGVEIVFQLTPESEAPAEMHFYFPQERALNLAENGTRSLHNLCPLRGANVRNAQRWARYLGESLERFGRDADVVFAQHNWPTWGSERIVSYLEAQRDLYKFLHDQTVRMMNRGMNAAEIAEVMHLPDSLRALWHTRGYYGTVSHNVKAIYQQYLSWYDGNPANLHALPPEMAATRYVEYMGGADEMLDRARRDYEKGEYRWVAQVMNHLVFAQPQLREARELGGAALEQMGYQAESATWRNAFMLGARELREGRRSVTGFAGRSRDMVCAITEEMFFDYLAVRVDGLRAQHLHARIDWQFTDTARRFRLNLQHGTLTWSSMLSSQPSHVVVAMTRDSLNRILCGETGFAEALRDGNILLEGDGGVFKALLGTLDTFDGEFNVVEP, encoded by the coding sequence ATGCCGAATCAGGAACACATCGAACACGCACAGCCATTTTCATCGCTGCCGCCGACTCAGGCAACGATGGCGGCGCAGCAACGCGCCTTGCACGACCTTCCGCCGGATGATCCCGACGAAGAGGCCGACGCGCGGCGCGGCTTCATCGGCACGATTCCCGATGCGGAAGTGCGCGGCGCCTACGATCAGGTGATCTGGAGTCTCGCCGATTACGGATTCCTCGACGACACGCGCGCGCCCGCGTCCGCGCATCCGGCGCTGTGGCGGCATGCGCGCATCAATACGCTGCACGGCCTGTTCCGGGTGACCGAGCGCATCTTTCAGGTCCGCGGCTTCGATGTCTCGAATGTGACCTTCATCGAGGGCAAGCGCGGGCTCATCGTCATCGATCCGCTGACCTGCAAGGAAACGGCGGCGGCCGCGCTGGAACTCTACTTCACGCATCGTCCGAAGCGGCCGGTGGTCGCTGTTATCTACAGCCACAGCCATGCGGATCACTTCGGCGGCGTGCGCGGCGTCACCTGCGATGCCGACGTGCACGCAGGGCGCACGAAGATCATCGCGCCCGCCGGCTTCATGGAAGAGGCGGTGTCGGAGAATGTCATGGCAGGCCCGGCGATGGCGCGCCGCGCGCAGTTCCAGTTCGGTCATACGCTCGCGCGCAACGCGTGCTGCCAGATCGACGCCGGCATGGGCAAGACCATCCCGCGCGGCACGATCACGCTGATTCCGCCGACGCAACTCATCAGCGAAACGCTGGAGACGCACATCATCGATGGCGTCGAGATTGTGTTTCAGCTGACGCCCGAAAGCGAAGCGCCTGCGGAAATGCATTTCTATTTCCCGCAGGAACGCGCGCTCAATCTCGCCGAGAACGGCACGCGCTCGCTGCACAATCTCTGTCCGTTGCGAGGCGCGAACGTGCGCAATGCGCAGCGCTGGGCGCGTTATCTCGGAGAATCGCTGGAGCGCTTCGGGCGCGACGCCGACGTAGTCTTCGCGCAACACAACTGGCCGACCTGGGGTAGCGAGCGCATCGTCAGCTATCTCGAAGCGCAACGTGATCTCTACAAGTTCCTGCACGATCAGACCGTGCGGATGATGAACCGTGGCATGAATGCCGCCGAGATCGCGGAAGTCATGCATCTGCCGGATTCGCTGCGCGCGCTGTGGCATACGCGCGGTTATTACGGCACGGTCTCGCACAATGTGAAGGCGATCTACCAACAGTACCTGAGCTGGTACGACGGCAATCCTGCGAATCTGCATGCCTTGCCGCCCGAGATGGCGGCGACGCGCTACGTCGAATACATGGGGGGCGCGGATGAAATGCTCGATCGTGCGCGCCGGGACTACGAAAAAGGCGAATACCGCTGGGTCGCGCAAGTGATGAATCATCTCGTGTTCGCTCAGCCGCAATTGCGCGAAGCGCGCGAACTGGGCGGGGCGGCGCTCGAACAAATGGGTTATCAGGCGGAATCGGCGACGTGGCGCAACGCGTTCATGCTCGGCGCGCGCGAGCTGCGCGAAGGACGCCGCTCGGTGACCGGGTTCGCCGGACGCAGCCGCGACATGGTCTGCGCGATCACCGAGGAAATGTTCTTCGACTATCTCGCGGTTCGCGTCGATGGCTTGCGGGCGCAGCACCTGCACGCGCGCATCGACTGGCAGTTCACCGATACGGCCAGGCGCTTCAGGCTGAATCTGCAGCACGGCACGCTGACGTGGTCGTCGATGTTGTCATCGCAGCCATCGCATGTGGTGGTCGCGATGACGCGCGACTCGCTGAACCGCATCCTGTGCGGCGAGACCGGTTTCGCCGAGGCATTGCGCGACGGAAACATTCTGCTCGAAGGCGACGGCGGCGTGTTCAAGGCCTTGCTCGGCACGCTCGACACCTTCGACGGCGAGTTCAACGTCGTGGAGCCGTGA
- the ltaE gene encoding low-specificity L-threonine aldolase, giving the protein MIDLRSDTVTRPSKPMLAAMSAAAVGDDVWGDDPTVIELQAALAERTGKEAGLFFPSGTQSNLAALMAHCARGDEYIVGQVAHTYKYEGGGAAVLGSIQPQPIENAPDGSLPLEKIAAAIKPIDNHFARTRLLALENTIGGKVLPAGYVAQATKLARDRGLSTHLDGARVFNAAVASDKPVSDLCAPFDSVSVCFSKGLGAPVGSVLVGSKALIEVASRWRKVLGGGMRQSGLLAAACLYALEHHVDDLAQDHDNAARLAAGLGQIDAITVLSHATNMVFAQIPEAHCAPLEAFLKERGILMQMLYASRFVTHRDVSRADIDTVIHAVKDYFAR; this is encoded by the coding sequence ATGATCGATCTACGCAGCGATACCGTCACCCGTCCCAGCAAGCCGATGCTCGCCGCGATGTCTGCAGCCGCAGTCGGCGACGACGTCTGGGGCGACGATCCCACCGTCATCGAGCTTCAGGCCGCGCTCGCCGAACGCACCGGCAAGGAAGCGGGCCTGTTCTTCCCGAGCGGCACGCAGAGCAACCTCGCGGCCTTGATGGCGCATTGCGCGCGCGGCGACGAGTACATCGTCGGGCAGGTCGCGCACACGTACAAGTACGAAGGCGGCGGCGCGGCCGTACTCGGCAGCATTCAGCCGCAGCCGATCGAAAACGCGCCCGACGGCTCCTTGCCGCTCGAGAAGATCGCAGCGGCGATCAAGCCGATCGACAATCACTTCGCGCGCACGCGGCTGCTCGCGCTCGAAAACACGATCGGCGGCAAGGTGCTGCCGGCCGGTTACGTCGCGCAGGCGACGAAGCTCGCGCGCGATCGCGGGCTGTCGACGCATCTCGACGGCGCGCGCGTGTTCAACGCGGCGGTGGCATCGGACAAGCCGGTCAGCGATCTGTGTGCGCCGTTCGACTCCGTGTCGGTCTGTTTTTCAAAGGGATTGGGCGCGCCGGTTGGCTCGGTGCTGGTCGGCTCGAAAGCATTGATCGAGGTCGCAAGCCGCTGGCGCAAGGTGCTGGGCGGCGGCATGCGTCAGTCGGGCTTGCTCGCCGCCGCGTGTCTCTACGCGCTGGAGCATCACGTCGATGACCTGGCGCAGGATCACGACAACGCCGCGCGTCTCGCCGCCGGTCTGGGCCAGATCGACGCAATCACCGTGTTGTCGCACGCAACCAACATGGTCTTCGCGCAGATTCCCGAGGCGCATTGCGCGCCGCTCGAAGCGTTCCTGAAGGAGCGCGGCATTCTGATGCAGATGCTCTATGCATCGCGATTCGTCACGCATCGCGATGTGTCGCGCGCGGATATCGACACGGTCATTCACGCGGTCAAAGACTATTTCGCGCGTTGA
- a CDS encoding urate hydroxylase PuuD, whose protein sequence is MEGFVTDWLNLVLRCLHVIVAIAWIGESFYFVALDNSLKPPTDPNARRRGVFGDFWHVHGGGFYHMQKYSVAPQDMPESLHWSFWPSYTTWMSGFGLFFVLYLMAPSTYLIDKSVLDMGPVVAVSAALGFLMAGWIVYDTLCRVLGTNDKLLGICVGIYVLVAAFIACHVFAGRAAYLITGAMIATIMSANVFFVIIPGQRKMVAAMLKGETPNAIYGKRGKQRSVHNTYFTLPVVFAMLSNHYAMTYTHKYNWLILVLIMLAGALIRQFFVMRHRGQVLWYMPVAGLALVLGAFAWTMPAPSVPVAQAAGAPTIKVSDIQPIIQQRCATCHSAHPTMMGSAPAGVLLDTPAEIKQNAQRVHQQAVTLKAMPLGNVTQMTDAERQKVAAWFAGGAVD, encoded by the coding sequence ATGGAAGGCTTTGTCACCGACTGGCTCAATCTCGTATTGCGCTGTCTGCACGTCATCGTCGCGATCGCCTGGATCGGCGAATCGTTCTATTTCGTCGCGCTGGACAACAGTTTGAAACCGCCCACCGACCCGAACGCGCGCCGTCGCGGCGTGTTCGGCGATTTCTGGCACGTTCACGGCGGCGGTTTCTATCACATGCAGAAATACTCCGTCGCGCCGCAGGACATGCCGGAGAGCCTGCACTGGTCGTTCTGGCCGTCGTACACCACGTGGATGTCGGGCTTCGGCCTCTTCTTCGTGCTGTATCTGATGGCGCCGAGCACCTATCTCATCGACAAGAGCGTGCTCGACATGGGCCCGGTCGTCGCTGTGTCGGCCGCGCTCGGCTTCCTGATGGCCGGCTGGATCGTGTACGACACGCTGTGCCGCGTGCTCGGCACCAACGACAAGCTGCTCGGCATCTGCGTCGGCATCTACGTGCTGGTCGCGGCGTTCATCGCGTGCCACGTGTTCGCGGGCCGCGCCGCGTATCTGATCACCGGTGCGATGATCGCGACGATCATGTCGGCCAACGTGTTCTTCGTCATCATTCCGGGCCAGCGCAAGATGGTCGCCGCGATGCTCAAGGGCGAGACGCCGAACGCGATCTACGGCAAGCGCGGCAAGCAGCGCTCCGTGCACAACACGTACTTCACGCTGCCGGTCGTGTTCGCGATGCTGTCGAACCACTACGCGATGACCTACACGCACAAGTACAACTGGCTGATTCTCGTGCTGATCATGCTGGCGGGCGCGCTGATTCGCCAGTTCTTCGTGATGCGCCATCGCGGCCAGGTGCTGTGGTACATGCCGGTCGCGGGCCTCGCGCTGGTGCTCGGCGCATTCGCGTGGACCATGCCTGCGCCGTCGGTGCCGGTCGCGCAAGCCGCGGGTGCCCCGACCATCAAGGTCTCCGACATCCAGCCGATCATCCAGCAGCGCTGCGCGACGTGCCACTCCGCGCATCCGACGATGATGGGCAGCGCGCCCGCCGGCGTCTTGCTCGATACGCCTGCCGAGATCAAGCAGAACGCGCAGCGCGTGCATCAGCAGGCGGTGACGTTGAAGGCGATGCCGCTCGGCAACGTGACGCAGATGACCGACGCCGAGCGTCAGAAAGTGGCGGCCTGGTTTGCAGGCGGCGCAGTGGACTAA
- the uraH gene encoding hydroxyisourate hydrolase, translating to MGKLTTHVLDTAHGRPGASIKVELFALDGDSRRAIKTIHTNDDGRADAPLLEGADLVPGEYELVFHAGDYFAAFGVKVPEPRFVDRVVLRFGIADSGAHYHVPLLVSPWAYSTYRGS from the coding sequence ATGGGCAAGCTCACTACCCACGTCCTCGACACCGCGCACGGCCGCCCGGGCGCCAGCATCAAGGTCGAACTGTTCGCGCTCGACGGCGACAGCCGCCGCGCGATCAAGACCATCCACACCAACGACGACGGCCGCGCCGATGCGCCGCTGCTCGAAGGCGCCGATCTCGTACCCGGCGAATACGAACTGGTGTTCCATGCCGGCGATTATTTCGCCGCGTTCGGCGTGAAGGTGCCCGAGCCGCGCTTCGTCGATCGTGTCGTACTGCGCTTCGGCATCGCGGATTCCGGCGCGCACTATCACGTGCCGCTGCTCGTTTCGCCATGGGCCTACAGCACGTATCGCGGAAGCTGA